A region of Athene noctua chromosome 12, bAthNoc1.hap1.1, whole genome shotgun sequence DNA encodes the following proteins:
- the FGF1 gene encoding fibroblast growth factor 1 isoform X1 — MAEGEITTFTALTERFNLPLGNYKKPKLLYCSNGGHFLRILPDGKVDGTRDRSDQHIQLQLSAESVGEVYIKSTQSGQYLAMDPNGLLYGSQLLGEECLFLERIEENHYNTYVSKKHADKNWFVGLKKNGNSKLGPRTHYGQKAILFLPLPVSPD; from the exons atggCCGAGGGGGAGATCACCACCTTCACCGCCCTGACCGAAAGGTTCAACCTTCCCCTGGGGAACTACAAGAAACCCAAACTCCTGTACTGCAGCAACGGGGGCCACTTCCTACGGATCCTCCCAGACGGCAAAGTGGACGGCACCAGGGACCGAAGCGACCAGCACA ttCAACTCCAGCTCAGCGCGGAAAGCGTGGGAGAGGTGTATATAAAGAGCACCCAGTCGGGGCAGTACCTGGCGATGGACCCCAACGGGCTGCTCTACGGCTCG CAGTTACTGGGCGAGGAGTGCCTGTTCCTTGAAAGGATCGAAGAAAACCATTACAACACGTACGTCTCCAAAAAGCACGCGGATAAGAACTGGTTTGTAGGTCTGAAGAAGAACGGGAACAGCAAGCTGGGGCCGCGGACTCACTATGGCCAGAAGGCAATCCTCTTCCTCCCGCTGCCCGTCTCGCCCGACTAA
- the FGF1 gene encoding fibroblast growth factor 1 isoform X2, giving the protein MAEGEITTFTALTERFNLPLGNYKKPKLLYCSNGGHFLRILPDGKVDGTRDRSDQHIQLQLSAESVGEVYIKSTQSGQYLAMDPNGLLYGSLLGEECLFLERIEENHYNTYVSKKHADKNWFVGLKKNGNSKLGPRTHYGQKAILFLPLPVSPD; this is encoded by the exons atggCCGAGGGGGAGATCACCACCTTCACCGCCCTGACCGAAAGGTTCAACCTTCCCCTGGGGAACTACAAGAAACCCAAACTCCTGTACTGCAGCAACGGGGGCCACTTCCTACGGATCCTCCCAGACGGCAAAGTGGACGGCACCAGGGACCGAAGCGACCAGCACA ttCAACTCCAGCTCAGCGCGGAAAGCGTGGGAGAGGTGTATATAAAGAGCACCCAGTCGGGGCAGTACCTGGCGATGGACCCCAACGGGCTGCTCTACGGCTCG TTACTGGGCGAGGAGTGCCTGTTCCTTGAAAGGATCGAAGAAAACCATTACAACACGTACGTCTCCAAAAAGCACGCGGATAAGAACTGGTTTGTAGGTCTGAAGAAGAACGGGAACAGCAAGCTGGGGCCGCGGACTCACTATGGCCAGAAGGCAATCCTCTTCCTCCCGCTGCCCGTCTCGCCCGACTAA